The following are from one region of the Halodesulfurarchaeum sp. HSR-GB genome:
- a CDS encoding indole-3-glycerol-phosphate synthase: MGTTKQPGRELAPAVRELLAAASERSRGDERVSVEARSLPGAFERARTEGRTPLIAEVKPTSPTASYENHVDPVAAAESMVAGGASAISVLTEPDHFGGSIEALQAVREAVSVPVLRKDFLLREAQLDAVAADAVLLIARFLDDLDGMIEAARDRGMTPLVETHTRDEIETALAAGAEVIGVNNRDLASLTVDRSTVERLAPAVPDSATLIAESGIQTTEHRDTMLGAGADGLLVGSAIMDGDIEANTRRLVAR, from the coding sequence ATGGGTACTACAAAGCAGCCCGGACGTGAGCTCGCGCCGGCAGTTCGCGAGCTCCTCGCGGCCGCGTCGGAGCGCTCCCGTGGCGACGAACGCGTGTCAGTCGAAGCCCGCTCGCTTCCGGGGGCTTTCGAACGAGCGCGAACCGAGGGCCGAACGCCGCTGATCGCCGAAGTGAAGCCGACCAGCCCGACCGCGAGCTACGAGAACCACGTCGATCCGGTCGCGGCGGCCGAATCGATGGTCGCCGGCGGGGCCAGCGCCATCTCGGTGCTCACCGAACCCGACCACTTCGGCGGGTCGATCGAAGCGCTCCAGGCAGTGCGGGAGGCGGTTTCGGTGCCAGTTCTCCGGAAGGACTTCCTCCTCCGGGAGGCCCAACTCGACGCGGTCGCCGCCGACGCAGTGTTGCTGATTGCCCGGTTTCTGGACGACCTAGACGGGATGATCGAGGCGGCCCGCGACCGTGGGATGACCCCGCTGGTCGAGACCCACACCCGGGACGAAATCGAGACGGCTCTCGCGGCCGGTGCCGAGGTGATCGGCGTGAATAACCGTGATCTCGCCAGCCTGACCGTCGATCGCTCGACCGTCGAACGACTGGCACCGGCAGTACCGGATTCGGCGACGCTGATCGCCGAGAGCGGAATCCAGACGACCGAGCACCGCGATACCATGCTCGGTGCCGGGGCCGACGGTTTGCTCGTGGGGTCGGCGATCATGGACGGGGACATCGAGGCGAACACCCGGAGGCTGGTCGCCCGATGA
- a CDS encoding CPBP family intramembrane glutamic endopeptidase, with amino-acid sequence MPTPAWSTFVVFAVLLTAAVAVLARRSAQLLDESIEVGRVALYANLAATQALLLGAVWLLLTWTNVPVETLGVTDRPTILALVALTVALVALNEGASNLTADTDNPLRALLTPERPLEWLVLAGIVLPVIVISEEVLFRGVLIGGLAAGTGIHPAVLIVGSGLLFGLAHTAQGRLGMLVASTLGVALGVAFWLSGSLWLVILAHYLVDLVEFLRHARFSYGSRFAGGSV; translated from the coding sequence ATGCCGACCCCGGCCTGGAGCACGTTCGTCGTGTTTGCAGTACTTCTCACAGCTGCCGTGGCCGTCCTCGCGCGCCGCTCGGCCCAACTCCTGGACGAATCAATCGAGGTCGGTCGAGTGGCCCTTTACGCGAACCTCGCCGCAACTCAGGCGCTCCTGCTTGGTGCGGTCTGGCTCTTGCTAACCTGGACGAACGTCCCAGTCGAGACGCTTGGTGTGACCGACCGTCCGACGATCCTCGCCCTGGTGGCACTCACAGTCGCACTCGTGGCGTTAAACGAAGGTGCATCGAATCTGACGGCGGACACTGACAATCCGCTACGCGCACTTCTCACTCCGGAACGGCCCCTGGAGTGGCTCGTCCTCGCGGGTATCGTGCTCCCGGTCATCGTGATCAGCGAGGAGGTGCTGTTTCGCGGGGTGTTAATCGGCGGGCTGGCGGCGGGAACGGGAATCCACCCGGCAGTTTTGATCGTCGGCTCCGGGCTGCTATTCGGGCTGGCCCACACGGCCCAGGGCCGACTGGGGATGCTGGTCGCTTCGACCCTCGGGGTCGCGCTCGGCGTGGCCTTCTGGCTCAGTGGGAGTCTCTGGCTCGTAATCCTCGCACACTACCTGGTCGATCTCGTGGAGTTCCTCCGGCACGCGAGATTCAGTTACGGCTCTCGATTCGCTGGAGGGTCTGTCTGA
- a CDS encoding MGMT family protein, protein MPGAGIYARNVASIDRFVQIGVANRRVISLSFPETPDPSATADHEILDWIEGYLDGEHTDVTEIDVGLTVPTDQRAVLERVREIPYGEQFPLDRLVAHTPGLDPAEESDMETARTALAENPVPILIPDHRVTGIDGGTPPAIRQTLQRIESRN, encoded by the coding sequence ATGCCAGGTGCTGGGATCTACGCCAGGAACGTGGCGTCCATCGATCGGTTCGTTCAGATCGGCGTGGCGAACCGGCGAGTGATCTCCCTGTCCTTCCCCGAGACGCCGGACCCGAGTGCCACTGCGGACCACGAAATTCTAGACTGGATCGAGGGATACCTCGACGGCGAGCACACGGACGTGACCGAGATCGACGTGGGATTGACCGTGCCGACTGACCAGCGGGCCGTCCTCGAACGCGTGCGGGAGATTCCCTACGGGGAACAGTTCCCGCTCGATCGACTGGTCGCACACACGCCAGGGCTCGATCCGGCCGAGGAGTCCGACATGGAAACCGCCAGAACGGCGCTCGCGGAGAATCCGGTGCCGATCTTGATTCCGGACCACCGCGTCACCGGTATTGACGGTGGTACCCCGCCGGCCATCAGACAGACCCTCCAGCGAATCGAGAGCCGTAACTGA
- the trpB gene encoding tryptophan synthase subunit beta: MSQHRFGSYGGQYVPEVLMPAVQELESAYERYVLENEDGFMDEFRERLRDFGGRPTPLQRADRLSEEYDTEVYLKREDLLHGGAHKLNNALGQVLLAQYMGKDRIIAETGAGQHGTAVAMACAHLDIDCEIYMGRTDIRRQRPNVFRMVTHDATVNPVDEGSGTLKEAINATMRDWATNVEDTHYVIGSVVGPHPFPSMVRDFQAVISEEAREQAIETIGDLPGTVLACAGGGSNTMGSFQHFRSDPVELIAAEAGGESLTVNESEEYAPHSASLATGTDGVLHGAHTRLLQTETGQIVESHSVSAGLDYAGVGPELAHMVETGRVEPVSVGDEAALRAFHHLSRAEGIIPALESSHALAALEERDFADPVIVTVSGRGDKDLDTVIEESDRRDLDAAPDMEVFSHE; this comes from the coding sequence ATGAGCCAGCACCGCTTTGGCTCGTATGGCGGCCAGTACGTTCCAGAAGTGTTGATGCCGGCCGTCCAGGAACTGGAATCGGCCTACGAACGCTACGTCCTGGAGAACGAGGACGGGTTCATGGACGAGTTCCGCGAGCGTCTGCGGGACTTCGGTGGCCGACCGACCCCGCTCCAGCGGGCCGACCGGCTCAGCGAGGAGTACGACACCGAGGTGTACCTCAAGCGCGAGGACCTCCTGCACGGCGGGGCCCACAAGCTCAACAACGCCCTCGGACAGGTGCTTCTGGCCCAGTACATGGGCAAAGACCGGATCATCGCCGAGACGGGGGCCGGCCAGCACGGCACCGCCGTGGCGATGGCCTGTGCCCACCTGGACATCGACTGTGAGATCTACATGGGCCGGACGGACATCCGTCGCCAGCGGCCCAACGTCTTCCGAATGGTGACCCACGACGCGACGGTCAACCCCGTCGACGAGGGCTCGGGCACGCTAAAGGAGGCCATCAACGCCACCATGCGGGACTGGGCGACGAACGTCGAGGACACCCACTACGTGATCGGCTCCGTCGTGGGGCCGCACCCGTTCCCGAGCATGGTTCGGGACTTCCAGGCCGTCATCTCCGAGGAGGCCCGCGAGCAGGCCATCGAAACCATCGGGGACCTTCCGGGCACCGTCCTGGCCTGTGCCGGCGGCGGGTCGAACACGATGGGCTCCTTCCAGCATTTCCGGTCGGATCCGGTCGAGTTGATCGCGGCCGAAGCGGGTGGGGAATCACTCACCGTCAACGAATCCGAAGAGTACGCCCCCCACTCGGCCTCGCTCGCCACGGGGACCGACGGCGTGCTCCACGGCGCACACACCAGGCTCCTCCAGACCGAGACGGGCCAGATCGTCGAGTCACACAGCGTGAGTGCGGGCCTGGATTACGCCGGGGTGGGCCCGGAACTGGCCCACATGGTCGAAACTGGCCGGGTCGAGCCAGTCTCGGTCGGCGACGAGGCGGCTCTTCGGGCCTTCCATCACCTTTCCCGGGCCGAGGGGATCATCCCGGCCCTGGAGAGCAGCCACGCCCTCGCGGCGCTCGAAGAACGGGACTTCGCCGACCCGGTGATCGTGACCGTCTCGGGCCGGGGGGACAAGGACCTGGATACCGTGATCGAGGAGTCGGATCGTCGCGATCTCGATGCCGCGCCGGACATGGAGGTGTTCTCCCATGAGTGA